One Candidatus Equadaptatus faecalis genomic window, TTTTCTGACGGCGAAACCGTTGAAAAGAGCATTGAAGTTTCTGAAAGCGGAGAAAATTCGCGTCAGGCCTCTCCTTCTTACGGCGACATAGTGGTCTACGTCAACGGCGCGGTGAAAAAGCCCGGTGTGTACAGGGTTCCTGACGACACGCGCGTTTATCAGCTGCTTGAACGGGCAGGAGGCTTTACGGAGGATGCGGACAAAAGCGCGGTGAACCTTGCGGGAAGACTTAAAGACGGACAGCAGCTTAATTTCCCCTCGTGTGTTGAAACCGCTCAGAAGGGTTACAGAAGCGCGTCGCGCAGAAGTTCGTCAGGAAAAAGATCCGGCGCGTACAGGGAATACGGAAGCTCTGCGGCAGATTCCGGCACAAAAATCAATCTGAACACGGCAACTCAGGAAGAGCTTGAAAGCGTAAAGGGAATAGGACCCAAAATGGCGGCTTCCATCGTTGATTACCGCAGGGAAAACGGAAATTTTTCCCGCCTTGAAGACCTTCTTCTCGTAAAAGGAATAGGCACCAAAAAATATGAAAAAATCAGGGACAGACTTACGCTCGGAGACTGACGGCATAGTCTGTCCCCTTTCTTCTGCGCCTGCGTTTGCCGTGTTTCTCGGAATATGCGGCGCGTTTTTCGCTGACGGGGCAGGCTGTTCTTT contains:
- a CDS encoding ComEA family DNA-binding protein; this encodes MKRGKGLLAAAGVSCLLLFSVLLHNFGGSALTDKFSDGETVEKSIEVSESGENSRQASPSYGDIVVYVNGAVKKPGVYRVPDDTRVYQLLERAGGFTEDADKSAVNLAGRLKDGQQLNFPSCVETAQKGYRSASRRSSSGKRSGAYREYGSSAADSGTKINLNTATQEELESVKGIGPKMAASIVDYRRENGNFSRLEDLLLVKGIGTKKYEKIRDRLTLGD